A section of the Rhizophagus irregularis chromosome 16, complete sequence genome encodes:
- a CDS encoding succinate dehydrogenase complex subunit B has protein sequence MNLLSRATSRTIKINANTVLLCLSRSLKTSSSRQAELQNTAPSLNQKKEPNYKTFSIYRWDPDKPSTKPRLQQYKVDLNTCGPMVLDALIKIKNEQDATLTFRRSCREGICGSCAMNINGTNTLACICKIDRLDTKIYPLPHMYVIKDLVPDLTHFYKQYKSIEPYLKKKNVPKDGDRENLQSIADRKKLDGLYECILCACCSTSCPSYWWNSDEYLGPAVLLQAYRWMIDSRDDYSSERREALQNPFSVYRCHTIMNCANTCPKGLNPGHAIAMIKRDMALD, from the exons ATGAACTTACTTTCAAGAGCTACTTCCAggacaattaaaattaatgctAATACT gTTTTATTGTGCCTTTCCCGTTCCTTGAAAACATCATCTTCTCGCCAAGCTGAGTTACAG AATACTGCACCTTCCTTAAATCAGAAAAAAGAACCCAATTACAAGACATTCTCCATTTATCGTTGG GATCCTGATAAACCTTCCACGAAGCCCAGATTGCAGCAATATAAAGTTGATCTTAATACATGTGGACCTATGGTTCTTgatgctttaataaaaataaaaaatgagcaGGATGCTACATTGACTTTCCGTCGCTCTTGTCGTGAAGGTATTTGCGGATCTTGCGCTATGAATATTAATGGTACCAATACCTTAGCATGTATTTGCAAAATTGACCGACTAGATACTAAAATTTATCCATTGCCGCATA TGTATGTAATCAAGGATCTTGTCCCAGATCTAActcatttttataaacaatataaatcCATTGAACCATATCTCAAGAAAAAGAATGTTCCAAAAGACGGAGATCGTGAGAATCTTCAGTCCATTGCAGATCGCAAGAAATTAGATGGCCTTTATGAATGCATATTATGTGCTTGTTGTTCTACGTCATGTCCAAGTTATTGGTGGAATTCAGACGAATATCTTGGACCAGCTGTATTGTTGCAAGCTTATAGATGGATGATAGATTCTCGAGATGATTATAGCAGTGAACGTAGGGAAGCTTTACAGAATCCTTTTTCAGTTTATCGTTGTCATACTATTATGAATTGTGCAAATACTTGTCCAAAAGGGTTGAATCCAGGTCATGCTATTGCTATGATTAAGAGAGACATGGCCTTAGACTAA
- a CDS encoding succinate dehydrogenase complex subunit B variant 2 has translation MVLDALIKIKNEQDATLTFRRSCREGICGSCAMNINGTNTLACICKIDRLDTKIYPLPHMYVIKDLVPDLTHFYKQYKSIEPYLKKKNVPKDGDRENLQSIADRKKLDGLYECILCACCSTSCPSYWWNSDEYLGPAVLLQAYRWMIDSRDDYSSERREALQNPFSVYRCHTIMNCANTCPKGLNPGHAIAMIKRDMALD, from the exons ATGGTTCTTgatgctttaataaaaataaaaaatgagcaGGATGCTACATTGACTTTCCGTCGCTCTTGTCGTGAAGGTATTTGCGGATCTTGCGCTATGAATATTAATGGTACCAATACCTTAGCATGTATTTGCAAAATTGACCGACTAGATACTAAAATTTATCCATTGCCGCATA TGTATGTAATCAAGGATCTTGTCCCAGATCTAActcatttttataaacaatataaatcCATTGAACCATATCTCAAGAAAAAGAATGTTCCAAAAGACGGAGATCGTGAGAATCTTCAGTCCATTGCAGATCGCAAGAAATTAGATGGCCTTTATGAATGCATATTATGTGCTTGTTGTTCTACGTCATGTCCAAGTTATTGGTGGAATTCAGACGAATATCTTGGACCAGCTGTATTGTTGCAAGCTTATAGATGGATGATAGATTCTCGAGATGATTATAGCAGTGAACGTAGGGAAGCTTTACAGAATCCTTTTTCAGTTTATCGTTGTCATACTATTATGAATTGTGCAAATACTTGTCCAAAAGGGTTGAATCCAGGTCATGCTATTGCTATGATTAAGAGAGACATGGCCTTAGACTAA